The Pongo abelii isolate AG06213 chromosome 20, NHGRI_mPonAbe1-v2.0_pri, whole genome shotgun sequence genome window below encodes:
- the LOC100940020 gene encoding uncharacterized protein CSNK1G2-AS1, with product TPGTGGAGPQSTADIRPRATVITTRRPRPRQKPTSPRRLHQRHPRGEPASENAAEPSQVAISKGNDPDYANGGKAAMDSRASDAINKSKVDTSASNPSQRRPSRLWGKRSLALPPRLECLFPSPCGSRRATSRPGFPPPEGSHLGCQLLPL from the exons ACGCCAGGGACGGGCGGGGCCGGTCCTCAGAGCACCGCAGACATCAGACCAAGGGCAACTGTCATCACCACGAGAAGGCCTCGTCCACGGCAGAAGCCAACCTCACCACGCCGACTGCACCAGAGACACCCACGAGGAGAGCCGGCCTCCGAGAACGCAGCTGAGCCATCACAGGTCGCCATCAGCAAAGGCAACGATCCAG ATTATGCAAACGGAGGCAAGGCTGCCATGGACTCCAGAGCCTCAGATGCCATCAACAAAAGCAAAGTGGACACATCTGCATCAAATCCATCACAAAGACGGCCTTCGAGACTCTGGGGGAA acggagtctcgctctgccacccagactggagtgccttTTCCCCTCACCGTGTGGGAGTCGCCGGGCGACGTCCCGCCCCGGTTTCCCTCCACCCGAAGGCAGTCACCTCGGTTGCCAGCTCCTGCCTCTGTGA